In a single window of the Methanolobus psychrophilus R15 genome:
- a CDS encoding catalase: MNEKKPSSTLTTGFGIPVGDDQNSLTAGERGPVLMQDVHLLDKLSHFDRERIPERVVHAKGAGAGGYFEVTADVTGYTKAKFLSEIGKKTEVFVRFSTVGGEKGSADAARDPRGFAVKFYTEEGNYDLVGNNTPVFFIRDPLKFPDFIHTQKRNPATNCKDPDMFWDFLSLTPESIHQVTILFSDRGTPATYRNMNGFSSHTYKWYNDNGEYFWVKYHFKTDQGIKNLTREESDTISGTDPDHATRDLHNAIKEGNYPSWTLEMQIMTPEEAEKYRFDITDITKVWPHGDFPPIKIGKLVLNRNPDNYFAEVEQAAFSPANLVPGIGISPDKMLQARVFSYHDTHIHRLGPNYNLIPVNRSKNSPEASYQRDGFMRVDGNGGSGPNYWPNSFGGPAPDSKALEPAFKISGMAARTPYTHPNDDFVQAGNLYRNVMNDEDRKNLIGNIVSHLSGAIKSIQLRQTAIFYKADPKYGRKVAEGLGLDLKKVEQLAGMTQEERAKATEK; this comes from the coding sequence ATGAATGAAAAAAAGCCATCCAGCACCCTAACTACTGGTTTTGGAATACCTGTTGGTGATGATCAGAACAGTCTCACAGCCGGAGAACGCGGTCCTGTTCTCATGCAGGATGTACATCTGCTAGACAAGCTTAGTCACTTTGACCGTGAACGAATACCTGAACGTGTAGTTCATGCAAAAGGTGCAGGAGCTGGCGGATACTTTGAAGTCACAGCTGATGTGACCGGATATACAAAGGCAAAGTTCTTGTCGGAAATAGGCAAGAAAACAGAGGTCTTTGTTCGTTTTTCCACAGTTGGTGGTGAAAAAGGTTCCGCTGATGCTGCACGTGACCCGCGTGGATTTGCTGTTAAGTTCTATACGGAAGAAGGGAACTATGACCTTGTAGGCAATAACACGCCTGTATTTTTCATAAGGGATCCCCTGAAGTTCCCCGACTTCATCCATACTCAAAAAAGAAATCCGGCAACCAATTGCAAAGATCCTGATATGTTCTGGGACTTCCTGTCCCTGACCCCGGAATCAATTCATCAGGTAACTATCCTGTTCTCTGACAGGGGAACACCTGCCACATATCGCAATATGAATGGTTTTTCAAGCCATACGTACAAGTGGTATAATGACAATGGAGAATACTTCTGGGTCAAATATCATTTCAAGACCGATCAGGGTATAAAGAACCTGACCCGGGAAGAATCAGATACGATAAGCGGAACTGACCCGGACCATGCCACACGTGATCTGCATAATGCTATCAAGGAAGGGAACTATCCTTCATGGACGCTTGAAATGCAGATCATGACACCCGAAGAGGCAGAAAAGTATCGCTTTGATATAACAGACATTACCAAAGTCTGGCCACACGGCGATTTCCCACCGATAAAGATCGGGAAACTTGTTCTCAACCGTAATCCGGATAATTACTTTGCTGAAGTGGAGCAGGCTGCATTCAGTCCGGCAAACCTGGTGCCAGGTATAGGTATCTCTCCGGACAAAATGCTGCAGGCAAGAGTGTTCTCTTACCATGATACTCATATTCACCGCCTTGGCCCTAACTATAATCTGATCCCTGTGAACAGGTCTAAGAACTCGCCTGAAGCCAGTTACCAGCGTGATGGATTTATGCGGGTCGACGGGAACGGTGGCAGCGGGCCGAATTACTGGCCTAACAGTTTTGGCGGTCCCGCCCCGGATTCAAAGGCTTTGGAGCCTGCTTTCAAAATTTCAGGAATGGCGGCACGTACACCGTACACCCATCCAAACGATGACTTCGTACAGGCAGGAAATCTATACCGCAATGTGATGAATGATGAGGACCGTAAGAATCTTATTGGTAATATAGTGTCACACCTCTCAGGCGCTATTAAAAGTATCCAACTCCGACAAACGGCAATATTCTACAAAGCAGATCCTAAGTACGGAAGAAAAGTTGCCGAAGGCCTTGGGCTTGATTTGAAAAAAGTTGAGCAACTTGCCGGAATGACACAAGAGGAGCGTGCAAAGGCAACCGAAAAATAA
- a CDS encoding cell division protein pelota: protein MRVTNRNLRGREGEISVTAETLDDLWHLKYIIENGDLVFSLTKRKADTAADKLRPEKVEKKNVRLGLRVNGLEFHRFSNRLRVHGVIEHGMDTGQHHTFNVEEGTNLSIIKTWKKDQFERIDEAEAASKRPRVVLVAVEEGDADIGLVRHYGIEMYSHISQSSGKGEVSLRDVFFHEIVDQLVHAAPGSEAIVVAGPGFTKEDFMKYLQSKQPELASRSLVEDTSSIGMSGFQEVLRRGAVDRITEESRIARESLLMEGLLKEIATSGKVAYGIDEVKVAQDYGSIDTLLVADEFLREEREKGDIDSFLQSVEHSQGRIVIFSTIFEPGHKLLALGGIAALLRFKI from the coding sequence ATGCGTGTCACAAACAGAAATCTGAGGGGCCGGGAAGGCGAAATATCTGTTACAGCTGAAACTCTTGATGACCTGTGGCACCTGAAGTATATAATAGAGAATGGCGACCTCGTCTTTTCCCTGACAAAAAGGAAGGCTGATACTGCAGCTGATAAGCTGAGGCCTGAGAAAGTGGAGAAGAAGAATGTCAGGCTTGGGCTGAGAGTTAATGGGCTTGAGTTCCACAGGTTCTCCAACAGGCTGAGAGTACATGGAGTCATCGAGCATGGAATGGACACCGGCCAGCATCATACATTCAATGTTGAGGAAGGTACGAATCTTTCCATCATTAAAACCTGGAAAAAGGACCAGTTCGAGCGTATTGATGAAGCTGAGGCCGCCTCAAAGCGTCCCAGGGTGGTACTGGTAGCTGTTGAGGAAGGAGATGCGGACATCGGTCTTGTGCGCCACTACGGCATAGAGATGTACTCTCATATCTCCCAATCCTCCGGCAAGGGGGAAGTTTCTCTGCGGGATGTTTTCTTCCATGAGATAGTCGACCAGCTGGTACACGCTGCACCCGGTTCCGAGGCAATAGTTGTTGCAGGTCCTGGATTTACGAAAGAGGACTTCATGAAGTACCTGCAGTCAAAGCAGCCCGAACTGGCTTCACGGTCCCTTGTGGAAGACACTTCATCCATTGGCATGTCCGGCTTTCAGGAGGTTCTCAGAAGGGGCGCCGTGGACAGGATAACTGAAGAGTCACGTATAGCCCGCGAGTCTCTGCTGATGGAAGGACTGCTCAAGGAGATAGCCACATCTGGTAAAGTCGCTTATGGAATAGATGAAGTTAAAGTCGCTCAGGACTACGGATCTATCGATACCCTGCTCGTAGCCGATGAGTTCCTGCGTGAGGAAAGGGAAAAAGGTGATATTGATTCTTTCCTCCAGTCCGTTGAGCATTCCCAGGGAAGGATAGTCATCTTCAGTACGATATTTGAGCCCGGGCACAAGCTTCTTGCACTAGGGGGCATTGCTGCACTCCTGCGATTCAAGATATGA
- a CDS encoding DNA primase small subunit, whose protein sequence is MDERTRAFIVSKFQEYYSTAQLTLPPEFTSREWGFLEFGSADDVFMKRHRDFGSKGELYDYLRGMAPAHAYYSVAYYEYPGAPKMKEKNWLKADLIFDIDSDHLPGKINSYGDMLEKGKKETLKLLDFLITDFGFDESAVHAVFSGGRGYHFHISDPSVLSLESPERREIVDYVSSKGLDLERIFTTKEISGDAGTESAKMSMFVAEDDGGWSSRINRYLISYLSSLAKSPNAMEILTGFKGIGEKTAGNLIDVFKDEHKVAALKRGNIDSLRNIRKGVLETIVSHGISQMAACVDEPVTADIKRLIRLPGSLHGKSGMKVTALRIDELEKFEPLNDAVVFGDKSVKIKAIKPFAVQMKGKDLMVEEGLQEVPEYAAVYLICRGVAEYGSH, encoded by the coding sequence ATGGATGAGAGAACACGGGCTTTTATTGTATCGAAATTCCAGGAATATTATTCAACGGCACAGCTCACACTGCCGCCTGAGTTCACCTCTAGGGAATGGGGATTTCTTGAGTTTGGCAGCGCCGACGATGTTTTCATGAAACGGCACAGGGATTTCGGGTCAAAGGGAGAATTATATGATTACCTCCGGGGAATGGCCCCTGCCCATGCATATTACTCCGTGGCCTACTACGAATATCCTGGTGCCCCAAAAATGAAAGAAAAAAACTGGCTCAAAGCTGACCTGATATTCGACATAGACTCAGATCATCTTCCCGGCAAGATAAACTCCTACGGCGACATGCTTGAGAAGGGAAAGAAGGAAACTCTTAAGCTGCTCGACTTTCTTATCACTGATTTTGGCTTTGATGAGAGCGCCGTACATGCAGTGTTCTCCGGAGGAAGGGGCTATCACTTCCATATAAGTGACCCTTCGGTACTTTCACTGGAAAGCCCGGAGAGGCGGGAAATAGTTGATTATGTCAGTTCGAAGGGTCTGGACCTTGAGCGTATCTTCACTACGAAGGAGATATCAGGGGATGCGGGTACAGAGTCGGCAAAAATGTCAATGTTCGTTGCAGAGGACGATGGCGGGTGGAGCAGCAGGATTAACAGATATCTCATATCATATCTATCGTCCCTGGCAAAAAGTCCCAATGCGATGGAGATACTGACAGGTTTCAAAGGCATCGGAGAAAAAACCGCAGGTAACCTGATAGATGTGTTTAAGGATGAACACAAAGTCGCCGCCCTGAAAAGAGGGAACATTGACTCACTGAGAAACATCAGGAAGGGTGTGCTTGAAACAATCGTCAGTCATGGTATCAGCCAGATGGCGGCATGCGTCGACGAGCCTGTCACCGCAGATATAAAGCGTCTGATACGCCTGCCGGGTTCCCTTCACGGAAAATCGGGGATGAAGGTCACAGCGCTCAGAATAGACGAACTGGAGAAGTTCGAGCCCCTGAACGATGCCGTTGTTTTCGGGGATAAATCGGTAAAGATAAAAGCAATCAAGCCTTTTGCTGTGCAGATGAAAGGAAAGGACCTTATGGTCGAGGAAGGTTTGCAGGAAGTTCCGGAGTATGCGGCAGTATACCTGATATGCAGAGGTGTGGCGGAATATGGATCGCACTGA
- a CDS encoding GPR1/FUN34/YaaH family protein, whose product MDGEVIIRDTTASPAPLGFFGLGFAATFLGLLVMGIFDDAVMVISTAIFLGGFAQLIASIELWKKGDTFGASAFGAFALFWFSWAFIQLAAPVISALAAAGDSVFIDQLATAMTMSESAGFWYLIIWGIIATLLTIVTFKIGFKAIMVTFILLDLTFFSLALIGGMVAGIITLLLGLASLYTAVALIMNEVGKMKCPGLCAPVKKA is encoded by the coding sequence ATGGATGGAGAAGTAATTATAAGAGACACAACCGCAAGCCCGGCACCACTAGGTTTCTTTGGTCTGGGATTTGCAGCTACATTCCTCGGATTACTGGTCATGGGAATATTCGATGATGCTGTGATGGTAATTTCAACAGCGATATTCCTGGGTGGTTTCGCTCAGTTGATTGCCAGTATTGAACTCTGGAAGAAAGGCGACACATTTGGTGCATCCGCATTCGGTGCATTTGCCCTGTTCTGGTTCTCTTGGGCATTCATTCAGCTCGCAGCTCCAGTAATTAGTGCCTTAGCTGCAGCTGGTGATAGTGTTTTTATTGATCAGTTAGCAACTGCTATGACCATGAGCGAATCTGCAGGTTTCTGGTACCTTATAATATGGGGCATCATTGCGACCCTCTTGACAATCGTAACCTTTAAGATCGGTTTCAAGGCAATAATGGTAACCTTCATATTGCTGGACCTTACTTTCTTCAGCCTCGCTCTGATTGGCGGAATGGTTGCAGGAATTATAACTCTTCTTCTTGGTCTTGCCTCACTCTACACAGCTGTTGCATTGATCATGAATGAAGTAGGCAAAATGAAGTGTCCAGGGCTGTGCGCCCCAGTAAAGAAGGCTTAA